The following are encoded together in the Streptococcus oralis genome:
- the pheS gene encoding phenylalanine--tRNA ligase subunit alpha gives MSTIEEQLKALREETLASLQQITAENEKEMQDLRVSVLGKKGSLTEILKGMKDVSAEMRPIIGKHVNEARDVLTAAFEETAKLLEEKKVAAKLASESIDVTLPGRPVATGHRHVLTQTSEEIEDIFIGMGYQVVDGFEVEQDYYNFERMNLPKDHPARDMQDTFYITEEILLRTHTSPVQARAMDAHDFSKGPLKMISPGRVFRRDTDDATHSHQFHQIEGLVVGKNISMADLQGTLQLIVQKMFGEERQIRLRPSYFPFTEPSVEVDVSCFKCGGDGCNVCKKTGWIEIMGAGMVHPRVLEMSGIDATVYSGFAFGLGQERVAMLRYGINDIRGFYQGDVRFSEQFK, from the coding sequence ATGTCAACTATTGAAGAACAATTAAAAGCGCTTCGCGAAGAAACGCTGGCTAGCTTGCAGCAGATTACTGCTGAAAACGAAAAAGAGATGCAAGACTTGCGTGTCTCTGTCCTTGGTAAAAAGGGTTCGCTTACTGAAATCCTCAAAGGGATGAAAGATGTCTCTGCTGAGATGCGCCCAATCATCGGGAAACACGTCAATGAAGCGCGTGATGTCTTGACAGCTGCTTTTGAAGAAACAGCTAAGCTTTTGGAAGAAAAGAAAGTCGCAGCTAAATTAGCTAGCGAGAGTATCGATGTGACACTTCCAGGCCGCCCAGTTGCGACTGGTCACCGTCATGTCCTCACACAAACCAGTGAAGAAATCGAAGATATTTTCATCGGGATGGGTTACCAAGTCGTGGATGGTTTTGAAGTGGAGCAAGACTACTATAACTTTGAGCGCATGAACCTTCCAAAGGACCATCCAGCTCGCGATATGCAGGACACTTTCTATATCACAGAAGAAATCTTGCTCCGTACCCACACGTCTCCAGTTCAGGCGCGTGCCATGGACGCCCATGATTTTTCAAAAGGTCCTTTGAAGATGATCTCACCAGGGCGTGTATTCCGTCGTGACACGGACGATGCAACCCACAGTCACCAATTCCACCAAATCGAAGGCTTGGTTGTTGGGAAAAATATCTCTATGGCGGACCTTCAAGGAACACTTCAGTTGATTGTGCAAAAAATGTTTGGTGAAGAGCGTCAGATCCGTCTGCGTCCATCTTACTTCCCATTCACAGAGCCATCTGTTGAGGTGGATGTTTCCTGCTTCAAGTGTGGCGGAGACGGCTGTAACGTATGTAAGAAAACAGGTTGGATTGAAATCATGGGTGCCGGTATGGTTCACCCACGTGTCCTTGAGATGAGTGGTATTGATGCAACGGTTTACTCTGGTTTTGCCTTTGGTCTTGGTCAAGAGCGTGTAGCCATGCTCCGTTACGGAATCAACGATATTCGTGGATTCTACCAAGGCGATGTCCGCTTCTCAGAACAGTTTAAATAA
- a CDS encoding ECF transporter S component produces the protein MTNTRRISTIAILSAISFVLMYFDFPLLPAATFLKIEFSILPVLVGLVVMDLPAALGILLMRSLLKLLLNSQGVNTYIGLPMNVVALGVFVIAFGLIWKKERSTLRFLLASLAGTIGLTSAMLVLNYVYAVPLYAQFANFDIREIIGLSNYLMTMVLPFNLIEGIIFAVSFWLLYVLLKPTLKHYER, from the coding sequence ATGACAAACACACGTCGAATTTCGACCATTGCGATTTTATCAGCCATTTCATTTGTGCTGATGTACTTTGACTTTCCGCTCTTGCCAGCGGCAACCTTCCTCAAGATCGAGTTTAGTATCTTGCCAGTCCTTGTGGGCTTGGTGGTGATGGATTTGCCAGCAGCTCTAGGAATTCTCTTGATGCGCTCACTCTTGAAGTTGCTTCTGAATAGCCAAGGAGTGAACACCTACATTGGCTTGCCAATGAATGTCGTAGCTCTGGGAGTTTTTGTTATCGCTTTTGGTTTGATTTGGAAAAAGGAGCGTAGCACCCTTCGTTTCCTACTAGCATCTCTAGCGGGAACTATTGGGTTGACTTCTGCCATGTTGGTTCTCAACTATGTCTATGCGGTTCCTTTGTACGCGCAGTTTGCCAACTTTGATATTAGAGAAATTATAGGACTTTCTAACTACTTGATGACTATGGTTTTACCTTTTAACCTGATTGAAGGTATCATCTTTGCCGTTTCATTCTGGTTGTTATATGTCCTCTTGAAACCAACCTTAAAACATTATGAGAGATAA
- a CDS encoding chromosome partitioning protein ParB, whose product MKVNITDLHPTQLYLSEKKLEGIQTLYQSAEIINVAPISVLAFGDCLLITDGHHRAYQALLAGRDTISAEWDRDGGDELYYLYAQACEERKIYSVLDLKNHIVSQDEYEAKWYNWCDGFNQAATLLLKRKAGETDPTNR is encoded by the coding sequence ATGAAAGTCAATATAACAGATCTCCATCCGACTCAACTATACTTATCAGAAAAGAAACTAGAAGGCATCCAGACACTTTATCAGTCGGCAGAAATAATCAATGTTGCTCCAATCAGTGTTCTTGCATTCGGAGACTGCTTGTTGATTACAGACGGGCATCACAGGGCTTATCAGGCTTTATTGGCAGGTAGGGATACGATTTCTGCTGAGTGGGATAGAGATGGTGGCGATGAACTGTATTATCTCTATGCGCAAGCTTGTGAGGAAAGAAAGATTTACTCTGTTCTGGATTTAAAAAATCATATCGTATCTCAAGATGAGTATGAAGCAAAATGGTATAACTGGTGTGATGGTTTTAATCAAGCAGCAACTCTTTTATTGAAAAGGAAAGCAGGTGAAACAGATCCTACAAATAGGTAA
- a CDS encoding tRNA (cytidine(34)-2'-O)-methyltransferase, which translates to MTNHIVLFEPQIPQNTGNIARTCAATNSPLHIIKPMGFPIDDRKMKRAGLDYWDKLEIYFYDSLEDFMSQMKGKLYLISKFAEKVYSEADLSTDEDHYFLFGREDKGLPEDFMREHPEKALRIPMNDEHVRSLNVSNTVCMIVYEALRQQNFAGLELVHTYEADKLK; encoded by the coding sequence ATGACAAATCACATTGTATTATTTGAACCTCAGATTCCACAAAACACAGGTAACATTGCGCGTACTTGCGCTGCGACCAATTCTCCCCTTCACATCATCAAACCGATGGGATTTCCGATTGATGACCGCAAGATGAAGCGGGCTGGTTTGGACTACTGGGATAAGCTTGAGATTTATTTTTATGACAGTTTGGAAGATTTCATGTCTCAGATGAAGGGTAAACTCTATCTGATTTCAAAATTTGCGGAAAAAGTCTATTCTGAAGCAGATTTATCGACGGACGAAGACCATTATTTTCTCTTTGGACGTGAAGACAAGGGCTTGCCTGAGGACTTTATGCGGGAGCATCCCGAAAAGGCTCTCCGTATTCCTATGAATGATGAACATGTCCGCAGTCTCAATGTTTCCAATACCGTCTGCATGATTGTATATGAGGCTCTTCGTCAGCAGAATTTTGCAGGTCTTGAGCTTGTTCACACCTATGAAGCAGATAAATTGAAATAA
- a CDS encoding ABC transporter ATP-binding protein, whose protein sequence is MLEVRNLEKSFGSKQVLFGVDFQASPGRILGLVGKNGAGKTTIFHSMLKFLEYQGEISLDGQEIRQETYARIGYLPEERSLMPKLTVLEQVRYLATLKGMDAKEVKEKLPQWMEKLEVKGKLTDKIKSLSKGNQQKIQLIITLIHEPDLIILDEPFSGLDPVNTELLKQVILKEKERGAIIIFSDHVMTNVEELCDDILMIRDGCVVLHGPVQDVRNQYGKTRLFVSSERSKEELEKLPHVKQVSLTKQGSWKLILDDESAGRELFPILTQGQYIATFDQQAPTIDEIFKLESGVEV, encoded by the coding sequence ATGCTAGAAGTAAGAAATCTAGAGAAAAGTTTCGGTTCCAAGCAAGTCTTGTTTGGTGTAGATTTTCAGGCAAGTCCAGGACGAATTCTAGGACTGGTCGGGAAAAATGGTGCTGGGAAAACAACGATTTTCCACAGTATGTTGAAATTTTTAGAGTATCAAGGAGAGATCAGTCTGGATGGGCAGGAAATTCGTCAGGAAACCTATGCTCGGATTGGCTATCTGCCTGAGGAACGCAGTCTTATGCCCAAGCTGACAGTCCTTGAACAAGTTCGCTACTTGGCGACTCTAAAGGGCATGGATGCCAAGGAGGTCAAGGAGAAACTCCCTCAATGGATGGAAAAACTCGAAGTGAAGGGCAAATTGACCGACAAAATCAAGAGTCTCTCAAAAGGGAATCAGCAGAAAATCCAACTGATTATTACTCTAATTCATGAGCCTGACTTGATTATCCTGGATGAGCCTTTTAGTGGACTGGATCCAGTCAATACCGAGTTGCTCAAACAAGTCATCTTGAAAGAGAAAGAGCGTGGTGCAATCATTATCTTTTCTGATCATGTTATGACCAATGTTGAGGAACTTTGCGATGATATCCTGATGATTCGTGATGGGTGTGTGGTCTTGCATGGACCTGTTCAGGATGTTCGCAATCAATACGGGAAAACACGTCTTTTTGTTTCAAGTGAACGAAGCAAGGAAGAACTGGAAAAACTTCCTCATGTCAAACAGGTGAGCTTGACCAAGCAAGGCAGTTGGAAATTGATCCTCGATGACGAGAGCGCTGGAAGGGAACTCTTCCCAATCCTCACTCAAGGTCAATATATTGCGACCTTTGACCAACAAGCTCCAACAATCGATGAAATCTTTAAACTAGAATCAGGGGTGGAAGTATGA
- a CDS encoding phosphatase PAP2 family protein, with the protein MRDKQTFLMKGSFALLLFVLLGYMVKFYPEMLVGFDQPIQTALRGDLPDYLTVLFRALTHLIDIPVIITWVAIAAFIFYRKQWKIESYFMAGNLALAGLLIVTFKNIYQRPRPAILHLVEEKGFSFPSGHSLAVTLMVGTLIVILSQRIKDPVWRKIVQIVLGFYLVSVLLSRVYLGVHYPSDVLASFCVGLGVLFIEFPFYDKLRFQWRFKGKQK; encoded by the coding sequence ATGAGAGATAAACAAACATTTTTAATGAAGGGCAGTTTTGCCCTTTTACTTTTCGTCCTTCTTGGCTATATGGTTAAGTTCTATCCTGAAATGCTAGTCGGTTTTGATCAACCGATTCAGACTGCTCTTCGTGGGGACTTGCCAGATTATTTGACAGTTCTATTCCGTGCGCTTACGCATTTGATTGATATCCCAGTAATCATTACCTGGGTTGCCATCGCAGCCTTTATCTTTTATCGTAAGCAGTGGAAGATAGAAAGCTACTTCATGGCGGGTAATCTAGCCTTAGCCGGTCTTTTAATCGTGACCTTTAAAAACATCTACCAGCGCCCACGGCCAGCCATTTTACACTTGGTAGAGGAGAAGGGATTTTCTTTTCCAAGTGGTCATTCTCTGGCAGTGACGCTGATGGTAGGTACTCTGATTGTCATTCTCAGTCAACGGATTAAAGATCCGGTTTGGAGAAAAATTGTGCAAATCGTCCTTGGCTTCTACCTCGTCAGTGTGCTTCTATCTCGGGTCTATCTGGGAGTTCACTACCCATCAGATGTGCTTGCCAGTTTCTGTGTAGGTTTGGGAGTCTTGTTTATCGAATTTCCTTTCTATGACAAGCTTCGCTTCCAATGGCGATTTAAAGGCAAGCAGAAGTGA
- the pheT gene encoding phenylalanine--tRNA ligase subunit beta — MLVSYKWLKELVDIDVPSQELAEKMSTTGIEVEGVESPAAGLSKIVVGEVLSCEDVPETHLHVCQVNVGEEEARQIVCGAPNVRAGIKVMVALPGARIADNYKIKKGKIRGLESLGMICSLGELGISDSVVPKEFADGIQILPQDAVPGDEVFSYLDLDDEIIELSITPNRADALSMRGVAHEVAAIYDKSVNFKEFALAETDQAAADALSVNIDTDKSPYYATRILDNVTIAPSPQWLQNLLMNEGIRPINNVVDVTNYILLYFGQPMHAFDLDTFEGTDILVREARAGEKLVTLDGEERDLETNDLVITVADKPVALAGVMGGQATEISENSSRVVLEAAVFNGQSIRKTSGRLNLRSESSSRFEKGINVATVNEALDAAASLIAELAGATVRKGIVSAGQLDTSDVEVSSTLADVNRVLGTDLSYADVEDVFRRLGFGLSGNEEAFTVSVPRRRWDITIEADLFEEIARIYGYDRLPTSLPKDDGTAGELTATQKLRRQVRTIAEGAGLTEIITYALTTPEKAVEFTVQPSKLTELMWPMTVDRSVLRQNMVSGILDTVAYNVARKNKNLALYEIGKVFEQTGNPKEELPNEINSFAFALTGLVAEKDFQTAAVPVDFFYAKGILEALFTRLGLAVTYTATSEIASLHPGRTAVISLGDQILGFLGQVHPVTAKAYDIPETYVAELDLSAIEAALQPAAPFVEITKFPAVSRDIALLLKAEISHQEVVNAIQAAGVKRLTDIKLFDVFSGEKLGLGMKSMAYSLTFQNPEDSLTDEEVARYMEKIQASLEEKVSAEVR; from the coding sequence ATGCTTGTATCTTATAAATGGTTAAAAGAATTGGTGGACATTGATGTGCCATCACAAGAGTTGGCTGAAAAAATGTCAACTACAGGGATTGAGGTCGAAGGTGTCGAATCACCGGCTGCTGGTCTCTCAAAAATTGTCGTCGGTGAGGTCTTGTCTTGTGAAGATGTGCCCGAAACACACTTGCATGTCTGCCAAGTCAATGTGGGTGAAGAAGAAGCCCGTCAAATCGTCTGTGGTGCACCAAATGTGCGCGCTGGTATCAAGGTCATGGTGGCACTTCCGGGAGCTCGTATCGCGGACAATTACAAGATTAAAAAAGGAAAAATCCGTGGTTTAGAGTCACTTGGAATGATTTGTTCCCTTGGTGAATTAGGTATTTCTGACTCAGTTGTGCCAAAGGAATTCGCAGATGGTATCCAAATCTTGCCTCAAGATGCTGTTCCTGGGGACGAAGTCTTTTCTTACCTAGACTTGGATGATGAAATTATCGAGCTTTCCATCACACCAAACCGTGCAGATGCTCTATCTATGCGTGGAGTAGCACACGAAGTAGCAGCCATCTATGACAAGTCTGTGAACTTTAAAGAGTTTGCTCTTGCTGAAACGGATCAAGCTGCAGCGGATGCTCTTTCTGTCAATATTGACACAGACAAGTCTCCTTACTATGCGACCCGTATCTTGGATAATGTGACTATCGCACCAAGTCCACAATGGTTGCAAAACCTTCTTATGAATGAAGGTATCCGTCCCATCAATAACGTTGTAGACGTGACCAACTATATCCTACTCTACTTTGGTCAACCGATGCATGCCTTTGACTTGGATACCTTTGAAGGGACTGACATCCTTGTGCGTGAAGCACGTGCTGGTGAAAAATTGGTGACCTTGGATGGTGAAGAGCGTGACTTGGAAACAAATGACTTAGTCATCACTGTCGCAGACAAGCCAGTAGCCCTTGCAGGTGTTATGGGTGGTCAAGCAACAGAAATCTCTGAAAATTCTAGTCGTGTTGTCCTTGAAGCTGCTGTTTTTAATGGCCAATCCATTCGTAAGACTAGCGGACGCCTTAACCTACGCTCTGAATCATCTTCTCGCTTTGAAAAAGGCATCAATGTGGCAACAGTCAATGAAGCCCTTGATGCGGCAGCTAGCCTGATTGCGGAACTTGCAGGTGCGACAGTGCGTAAGGGCATCGTTTCAGCAGGCCAGCTTGATACTTCTGATGTGGAAGTTTCTTCTACTCTTGCAGACGTTAACCGCGTCCTTGGTACGGACCTTTCATATGCTGATGTGGAAGATGTCTTCCGTCGTCTTGGCTTTGGACTTTCTGGAAATGAGGAAGCCTTCACTGTCAGCGTCCCACGTCGTCGTTGGGATATCACCATCGAAGCGGACCTCTTTGAAGAAATCGCTCGTATCTATGGTTATGATCGCTTGCCAACTAGTCTTCCAAAAGATGATGGTACAGCTGGTGAATTGACTGCGACACAAAAATTGCGCCGTCAAGTTCGTACCATCGCTGAAGGGGCAGGTTTGACAGAAATCATCACCTACGCTCTGACAACTCCTGAAAAAGCAGTTGAGTTTACGGTTCAACCAAGTAAGCTGACAGAGCTCATGTGGCCAATGACCGTGGACCGTTCAGTTCTCCGTCAAAATATGGTTTCTGGTATCCTTGATACAGTTGCCTACAACGTAGCGCGTAAGAACAAAAACTTGGCTCTTTACGAGATTGGAAAAGTCTTTGAACAAACAGGCAATCCAAAAGAAGAACTTCCAAACGAAATCAACAGTTTTGCCTTTGCCTTAACCGGCTTGGTTGCAGAAAAAGATTTCCAAACGGCAGCAGTTCCAGTTGATTTCTTCTATGCTAAGGGAATCCTTGAAGCCCTCTTTACTCGCTTGGGACTTGCAGTGACTTATACAGCAACATCTGAAATCGCTAGCCTTCACCCAGGACGTACAGCCGTAATCTCACTCGGTGACCAAATTCTTGGTTTTCTTGGGCAAGTACATCCAGTCACTGCCAAGGCTTACGATATCCCAGAAACGTATGTAGCGGAGCTCGACCTCTCAGCCATCGAAGCTGCGCTCCAACCTGCTGCTCCATTTGTGGAGATCACGAAATTCCCAGCAGTCAGCCGTGATATTGCCCTTCTTCTCAAGGCAGAAATTAGCCATCAAGAAGTTGTAAATGCCATCCAAGCTGCAGGCGTAAAACGATTGACAGATATCAAACTCTTTGACGTCTTCTCAGGCGAAAAACTGGGACTTGGTATGAAGTCAATGGCTTACAGTCTGACCTTCCAAAATCCAGAAGATAGCTTGACGGATGAAGAAGTCGCACGTTACATGGAGAAAATCCAAGCTTCTCTCGAAGAAAAAGTGAGTGCAGAAGTACGTTAA